ATTCTTTTAATGCAGACGCGACATTCAGGTTCCCAGTAGTCACATAGTTAAAGGCTACGTTAACACCAACATCAACGACAAACTTCGCTATAAAGTTAAATGCTTGGCCATCATGGTCAGCTGCATTCACCGGATTATTCCCGGTATATTGATACAAATTACACTCAATCACCGAGCTCAGGCACTTATCCATCTGCTCGCCAAACAGCGGATCTGGTGAAATAAAGCGCCCGCTTAGCGGATCGTAATAACGTGCTTCAAAATACAATAAGCCGGAATCATCGCGTTCTTTACCGCTGAAGCCATACGGCTGAACAGCAGAAAGTTGCAGGTTGGCGGCATCGCCATAAGGCTGGCTAACTTTGGGCAAACCGCACTGGGACTGTGCTGAACAATCTGGTTCTGATGATCCAGTGTCAGGGTCACCGACCCTAAGTGGTCGTTATGCAGATTAAACTGGCTGCCCAGAATCCCATCGTTCGGGTCCGTTAATGGCAGTTCCTGACTGGAAGCCAGCCAATAAAGGGTATCCGGTGTAAGCTGTTGCAGGGTATTCAGTGTATCTTCACCCTTCAGCCACAGTTGCCAGCGCTCTTGCGTGGCAGACTTGCTCGGGTCTAAATACCAGATCGCTGAAACCGTTGGATGTTTTTTAACAAAATCCGCGACGCTTACCGCTTTGCTGAGCGATAATTTGCGCCAGTTCCAGCCGGGTTTAAGTACCTGGGGTTGTTGCAGCGCATCAATGCTTTGCTGGTTTTCAATTGACCAGTCAAAGAATTCCAGCGCATCAACTTTAAACCAATAGGCCTGCTGGCCAGATAACTGGTTTAACTGACCCGCGGCAGAGCGGTCACGCTGGTAGCGTTGATAACTTTGCTGCTCGGCATTAAAGCCAATCACTTCCTGCACTTTGGGCAGAATATCGCCCAGCTGGCTGTAAATATTATTGCCTTCCGGGCCAACCTGCAGGAAGACCGGGTTCCAGCCCGGGTTAAACGATAAGGTGTGTTTGGCTAACTGGGTTTGTGCCTGTAATTGTGGCAGTTCGATACGGGCAACACGCAAATTGCCCAATTTAATATGTTTCTGAATACCGGTTGCATGCTGGCTGTCGCGCAGCTCGTAACTGCCATCCAGGTAATACACCTGCTTACAGCCGAAGTCGCCGGGCGGTTAAATATAAGCACCGACACCTTGCGGCGGCGGTTAAAAGAGGAAGGGAATTATTATGCCGAAATTAAAGAGCGCTTACGCCGCAACGCTGCCTTATTCTGGCTAACCAGCACTCAGATGCCGATTAACAGTATTGCGTTAAGACTGGGGTTTTCTGAGCCCAGTGCCTTTAACCGGGCGTTTAAAAACTGGACAGGGAAGACGCCGGGGCAATATCGGGCAGGTGCGGTGTAGCACTGAAATAGCAAAGACACTTGAACTGTACAAAAATCAAACTCCCAAAGTTTGACAATCTTTGTAAGCCTTCATAGCATGATTCCATAAATGCCTGCTTTTCGAGGTCATCATGCATATATCACTTACATCTGAGCTGGAATCCCGTGTTAAGGCCAAAGTAGAAACAGGCCTGTACAACAACGCCAGTGAGGTTATTCGTGAAGCCCTGCGCTTTATGGAGACTCATGAAGACTGGGTTAAGGAGCTGAAGCTGGCTCAGTTACGGGAACAACTTAAGGTTGGCTCTGATCAGCTCGATCGTGGCGAAAGCACCACCATTGAATCAAAGCAGGCTCTCAATGCTCTGTTTGAGGATATTAAAGGCTGACAGCAAAGGATCTGACTGACATGCCAAAACCTGATTACCAGCTGGTTATTTCTGATGCAGCCAAAGCTGACCTGAAAGACATCTATCAATATGGTTTGCGCCAGTGGGGAAAAGCTCAGTCGGATCGTTATCTGGAAAAGCTTAAAACTCAGCTTTGGTTATTAACCGAACAACCGATGATGGGCACTGATCGGCCCGAACTTCTCTCTGGTAATAAAAGCCTGCCTGTCGAAAGCCAAACTCTCTATTACCGTGTGACACCGGATAAAGTAGAGATCATTCGGATACTTCACGGTCGTCAGGATCCAAGCAGGCATATCGAATAATCGCATTACGGCTGATGGCCTGAAAACTTCCCCCGATACTCACTCGGCGCCAGACCGGTATTACGCTTAAACAGTTCGCGGAAAAAGCGCACATCTTCATACCCGCATTCGCGGGCGACCACATCGACTTGCTTTAAGCTGGTCTCCAGCGCATTTTTCGCCACTTCCATGCGCAACGCCTGAATATACGCCAGCGGTGTTTGTTGCGTTGCTTGTTTAAAGCGTCGTTTAAACTGACGTTCGCTGAGGTGAATCAGTTCCGCCAGATCCTGCTGGGTGAATTGCTCGCAGCCATGGTGTTGCAGCCAATCCTGAACCTGATGAATTAAGTGGTCCTGATGCTGGCGTTGCGGCACAAAGCTGGCGTACTGCAATTGGCTGTGCCGATCCAGATCAATTAATGCTGTTTTGGCCACTTGCCGGGCAATCGCCTCGCCGAAGTACTGACGCACAAGCAACAGGCTCATGTCCTGGTAAGCACTCGCTCCGCCGGAGCAAGCCACCTGTCCGTCCTGAGTAAGCATTGCGCCCGGCTGCCAATCACAATCCGGAAACTGCTGCGCCAGCCAGTCGATTACCGCCCAATGGCTGGTTACGCGCTTACCGCGTAACACCCCGGCACAGGCCAGTACATAAGCGCCCGTGCAAATACTCACTAACTGGCTACCCTGCCGCTGCAAAGCCTGAATCCACTGCAGCGTCTTTGTCGCAATACCTTCCGGGCGCATTCTTGGGTCGCCAATCGCTCCGACAATCAGCACATCAGCTTGTTTTATGTCATTAATACAATGATGGGCCGTCAGGCTGACACCGCCGCTACCAGGCACCTGCTGTCGATTCTCGGCAACAATCTCAATACGCCAGTCCTTTGCCTCCGCCAGGCGACAAGCCAACAGCAAAATTTCCATTGGCCCGGAAATCGAGGATAGCGGGCTGTTATCCAAAGCAAGAATGACGCAGCGTTTCATAGATACCTCAGAAGTTCGAAGCAGATTTGTCCCGATTATCTACCTATGTAGTCATAAATGCCACCAACCCACACGAACCTGCATTCGCTACACTGGATGCCTGTTAACCACTCTTCTGATAGAACGAGAGCAACTTTATGAGCACCAACAAAGAGCTGATCGAAACTTTTTATACTGCGTTTCAGAATTTAGATTATGAAACCATGAAAGCCTGCTATCACCCGGATGCTTACTTTCGTGATGAGGCGTTTGAGCTGAATGGCAATGAGCCAGGCGCCATGTGGCATATGTTATGTGAGCGCTCTCAAAGCATGACGATGGATTTTTCTGTGACTGAAAAAGACGGTAAGGTCAGCGCTCATTGGGAACCCAAATACCTGTTCAGTCAGACCGGTCGTTTTGTTCATAACATCATTGATGCCGAGTTTGAATTTAAAGACGGCAAAATTATAGAACACATCGACTATTTTGATTTCTGGCGCTGGAGTCGCCAGGCACTGGGTTTGCCAGGTTTATTGCTGGGCTGGACGCCGTTACTGCGTAACAAAGTACGTAAGATGGCAATGAACAATCTGAGAGTTTTTATGGCTAAAAACTACTCCTGATTGGATTTACCAACGTATTAATCCGAGGCTTCGGCAAAGCTGACGCCTCTTCAGGCAGCGACACCACATAGCCGGGGGCGTCACGCCATAATCCGTTTATTGCTGCGTGATGGGTGAACCACCTGGCGATTTCCAGGTGGTAAAGAGCAAGTTAAGAACAGTCCTTAAACCGCTTCAACCCACATCACACCCACTTCCGTTTTAACCACTTTAACTACGGTACCAGAGGCAATCGGTTGCTGGCTTTTCAGCTTCCATTCTACGCCAGAATAGGCGCGAGTAGTTTTACCCTGCATATCCACATCGCCTTCCAAAACAAAAGTATCGGCGGCGAAATCGTTGTCCACTTCTTTACTACCCACCTTATTCTGCATTCGGCTCAGCGGCTTCCATAAAGAAACAGCCAATACACCGGTGAGTAAGGTGTTGCTCCACATTGCTGTGATCCACGTGGCTTCAAGAAAACCCAGGTTCATGGCAACGCCCGTCAGTAGTAATGAGATTCCGAGGAAAAACAGAACAAACGTAGAAAACCCCAATACCACCACTTCGATAATCAAAGCGGCGATTCCCACAATCATCAGAATTTCAGCGATATTTTCTAAACGGAAGAATTCCATAATAAATACCTTTCTTAATTCTGCTGTTTGTTCAGAGAATTAATGATCGACATAGAAGACGCCACCAGCGAGCTGGCGTCGGTTTTATCTTCTGGCAGCAGCACCACTGACGATTCACGGGCAATGGCTTCTTTCGCAGCAATGGCTTTGGTTGCCAGATCCAGCTGAATCGCTTTCTGACCCTGAACAGTATCTGCCGCTTCACCAACCTTACGTAACGCGTCTGCCTGAGCTTCGGCAACCGCCAGAATGGCACGAGCTTCACCTTCGGCTTGTAAAATTTGCTCGGTCTTATCCGCTTCTGCCGCCAGAACCTGGGCCTGCTTCTTACCTTCCGCGACGTTAATGGCCGACTGACGATCACCTTCGGATTCGAGAATCTGGGCACGCTTAACACGCTCGGCTTTCATCTGAGCTTCCATCGCATCCATCACAGAACGTGGTGGCACGATATCTTTAATTTCATAACGCAGTACCTGAATACCCCAGGGCTCGGATGCTTCGTTAATGGACTCTACAATCGAGGCGTTTAACTGGCTACGCTCTTCGAAGGTTTTATCCAGTTCCATTTTACCCAGCTCAGAACGCATGGTGGTTTGCGCTAACTGGGTCACCGCAAATACATAGTCATCCACACCATAGGTGGCTTTGTACGGGTCTAACACACGGAAATACAACACACCGTCCACCGATAACGTGATGTTGTCACGGGTAATGGCTGACTGGCTGGGTACGTCAACCGCCTGCTCTTTTAAGCTGCGATCCGCGGCAATCTGGTCAATAAACGGCAGAATAAAATTCAGGCCGGCTTCTTTGGTGGATTGGTACTTACCAAAGCGCTCAACCAGCCAGGCACGGTTTTGTGGTACAAATTTGATGCTGCTTTTCAGCAGAATAATCACCAGAATCAGCGCAAAGACTTCAACTGAGAAAATGATGTTTAATAAAGAATCCATTTATATTTCCTTAATAAAAAAATTGGCCTAACAGCCGGTCTAACGATTTCTTTAATAGATTAAAGAAAGTCCCATGCCAATACCATCCAGCGATGTATCAGTGGTATCCATACTGCGATAAAAAAACCGCGCATACCAATGATCTTTACCATACAAAAGAGAGTATTCACTATCAGCCAGGTTCAGGTTATTACCACTTACAGAAACACGCGAATATTCAAAGCCGAGATTTTTTCTGAGTTGATGGTTAATGCTGAACTGAAATGAACCACTTTTATAGGTTTTATTACCGTCTAGTTCATAATCACCCACTCCAAGACTGATCTCAGTACGATTGCTAAAAAGCAGCCGGTAATTAAACCCAAAATTGGTGATTTCCAAGTCGTCTTCTTCATTCGTTTCGACGTATTGGGATTTTCTCATAAACAGGCTAAAAGGCCCTAAGCCGGTTTCAGCCCGGAGGTCACTCCATTGAATCTCAGACCCGGAACCGTAACCCACATCCAGCTGCAACAAAGGCACGCCAAATTCAGATTCAGCGTCTTCTGATAAATCCGGAATCTCAACGTCCTTGCCCAAACGTTTATTCGTTTTCTGCATACTGCCAGCAGTACCAGCGGTCGTCAGATCGACGGCTATGCGTGCGGTACCCTCAATAACCGGTCGTAGCAGGGCTTCCAGCAGCGAACTGGCAAAGCCACCGGATGAGTCAGAAGATGAGGATGAAGAAGAAGATCGTTTCTCAGATTTCGGCTTGGTGGCCGATTTTTCGAAATCATCGAGCTTACCCGCACTGGCAGGTAAGCTGATTAAAACCATTAAAAGCGCCGATATAATAAGCATCCATGCTCCAGAATGAGTTAGCGGCGATCTCCTGCTAAAAAGGAGTAAAGCGCCAGATCGATAGTTTTACCTTCGAACTCCTGCTGAGCTGGCAAGCAACCTTCATACTGGAAACCAATTTGTTTCAGGTACTCTTCGTGAAGTATTGAACCTGAAACAACACGCATTTCCAGACGATTGAGTTTCAATTCATCAAAACAGAAATTCATCACGGCCGGGATAACCTCAGCCAGAATAGTAAAATCAATTCTATCACTAAGTTCCCACCAAAACTGTGCGCTATCCGTCATCCAGTTAATTTTCTGAACGCCAACCCGTGCAATCAGCTGCTTGTCAAAACTGCCTTCAACCAGCCAACACGCACTCTCCCGCACTTCGAAACGCATGGCCACCCGGCGCAGCTCATCCAGTGATTGTGCGGAGACCGACATCGATGCTTTTGGGATATGAGCCATTACACCTGGCTGACTCAGCAACTCGTATAGGGCATCGTTATCCTGGTTGGCATCTGGCAGACGTAATGAAAAATTGGCAGTCGAAAAATTCCAGTTCATGATGCTTCTCCCTCGTTACGGCCAGCCACGTCTGATCCAAGGATACGATTCAGGCAAATTGTATCGACGTAAGATTTTTCGCCGCTGTCTGACACCAACTTCCAGCCATCACGCAGGGTAGCGCTGCGCTCAAAACCGATATTTTCCAACATGGCTAACAGCTCTTTATCCTGGCCCTGAATCCATTGGTATGCGAAGTTACGCAAATGGTATTTCTCAGCCATAAAGTCCATACAAACAACCAGCGCACTGGCACGCTGCTGATTGGTTAACGCCTCGAGGCCATCAACACGAAAGGTGGCACGCAAATGAGATGGCTGCCAATCGAACACACTCACCATCCCCTGAAATTCGTCGTTGATTTCCAGCGCCCACATAATGCCGCGCTGGGTGGCGGCCATTTGTACGCTGAGTTCAATCATGCGGGCAATATGTTCTTTAGCCTGATCGGATTGCGGATCTAAAGCACGCTGACCGGGTAATTCCGGATGTTGATACAGATTCAACAGGTTGGCCTGATCGTCGTCGCTCAAAGAACGAACTCGGCCGCGGAAGTCTGCACCTTCAAATTGCAGCTCAGGAGTAAAATTCATAAATAGAACCAAATATTCGGTTGTGCGTTGCACAAAACGAACTGATTTTACAAAGCATTGGCCGCTGAAATGTATTAAGTGGAGAGTGATGGTTGTTTTTCAAAAGCAGCAACAGGATGTTGCGTCCGCCCGGCAGGCACATGGATGTGCCTTCGGGGCGGCGGCTGAAAAATAACTATTGCTCTGCACTGTCCAACGCCTATCGAAACAACAAACCACCATTTTTCTTACCGCCGGATCAGTGGGCCACCCATGGCCGCTTGATCCTAGCGCTACATCCTGTAGCTGCTCTCGAAAAATACTGATTCGTTATTTCTTAATCAGCTCAGATTAATAATCGTCATCGCCCTCATAACCGTGGGCGAGGTTTTCAAATCGGGTAAATTTACCAATAAACGCTAAACGGTCAGAACCAATCGGACCGTTCCGGTGCTTACCGGTAATAATTTCTGCCACGCCTTTATCCGGCGTATCTTCGTTATACACTTCGTCGCGGTAAATAAACTGAATAATATCCGCGTCCTGCTCGATCGCTCCGGATTCACGCAAGTCGGAGTTTACCGGGCGTTTGTTCGGACGTTGCTCCAACGAGCGGTTAAGCTGCGACAGGGCAATCATCGGGCAGTTAAATTCTTTCGCCATCGCTTTTAACGAGCGCGAAATTTCAGAAATTTCCTGAGTACGACCTTCCGATGGGCCTGACACCCGCATCAGCTGCAGGTAATCGACCATGATCATGGCCAGGTCATTATTGTTTTCGCGATACACCTTACGCGCTCGGTTACGCATTTCCTGCGGCGTTAATGCGGCGGTATCGTCGATATAAAGTGGCAAGTCTTTTAACAGATTGACTGCGGCGGAGAGCTTTGGCCAGTCTTCGTCGATTAACTTACCGCTACGAATCCGGGTCTGGTCGATTTTTCCAATAGAAGACAACATCCGCATCACAATCGATTCTGATGGCATCTCCATCGAGAACACCAAACACGGACGCTTGGTTCCCATTAAGGCATTTTCCACCAGATTCATGGCATAAGTGGTTTTCCCCATGGAGGGACGCGCAGCAACAATCACCAGATCGGCCTTCTGCCAACCGGAAGTGCGGTTATCGATTTCGGTGAAGCCTGTGGTCAAACCCGACAGACCATCCGGCTGGTTAAACATTTCGTCCAGCTGATCCAGGGTATTCTTCAGAATCGGCGCTACTACCTGAGGGCCACCATCCTGACGGTTACCTTCAGCAATCTGGGCAATCGACTTTTCAGCATCAGATAACAGATCCAGTGCAGTGGCACCGTCGGGCTCGTAGGCCTTGTCCATCATCTCGCTGGCGGCTTCAATTAAACGACGCTGCTGCGAACGCTCACGTACGATTTCAGCGTAGGCAGCACAGTTATCGATGGATGGCGTCATGTCCACCAGGCGACTCAGGTACGCCGCGCCGCCCACTTTATCAAGCTGGGCGCGCTCTTCTAATTCTTCAGCAACCGTGACTACATCAATCGGTTGCTCAGACTTCACCAGATGGGTAATCGCGCGAAAGATCATACGGTGATCGTGGCGATAGAAATCGGTGTCAACGGTCGATTCGGAAACGGACTCCCAGGCGCGCTCATCCAGCATCAGAGACCCCAGCACAGACTGCTCAGCCTCCACCGAATGCGGGGGAGTACGCGAACCGCCAGCAGCGCCGTTATCGGAATCGGCTTCCGGAATGTAATCGTCGTTTATAAAGTCAGACATACAGATCTGTTTTCAGAAAACCCAGAGACAAGCCTTATTCAGAACCTCGAATAGAACACAAACAAGAGGCAATAAAAAAAGCACTATCAGAAAGAATCTAATAGTGCCTTTTTCTGGCAGCGCTGTCATTAAACAACGCTGCGAGTTGCTGAATACTCAGCAACGCTTTCGCGATTCTCACCCAGCGGCTTATTCAGCTACTACGTGCAGTTTCAGAACAGCGTTTACTTCTGCGTGCAGGTGGATCGCAACGTCGAACTCACCAACAGAACGGATAGGACCGGTCGGCAGACGAACTTCAGACTTGCTCAGTTCAACGCCGGCTTCGGTAGCCAGTTCTGCAATATCGCGGTTGCCCAGAGAACCGAACAGCTTACCTTCGTCGCCTGCGCGTACTGCAACAGACAGTTCGATGCCTTCGATTTTCTCTTTACGGCTGTTAGCGCTAGCCAGTTTCTCAGTAGCTGCTTTTTCCAGCTCAGCACGACGAGCTTCGAATTGCTCAACGTTTGCTTTAGTAGCAGGAACTGCTTTGTTCTGTGGGAACAGGAAGTTACGAGCATAACCCGGCTTAACGGTTACTTGTTCGCCCAGTTCACCCAGGTTTGCTACTTTTTCTAACAGAATAATTTGCATTTTTTAATTCCTCATTACAGGGCTGAGACCGCTTATAAAATCAGTCTGCCGTGTCTTTTGGTAGTCGCGCGCGGACGTTCCAAGCACTATCCAGACACGCTACGAAAATTAGTAATGTGTACATGTAAGGCCCTAACACGAATAAGCCGATATAAATAACGACCATCCAGGTTGGGCTGGCTTTGGTCTGCGTGACCAGGCCATGGAACAGAGCCAGTCCGGCGAGCATCAGCGGTATGGTAAATACCGGCATCAACCCTGCCAGCTCAGGATCCAACTGACTGGCGCTGAACATCACCAGAATCACCGGTAATGTGAAAGCCAACGGCAGTCGAAGCTGTTTGAACTCGGTACCAAACCCTCCCGGGTTATAAAAGGTACTTTGCCAATAGCGTCCCAGTAACAGACACAACATAAATACCAGCGAGTGCAATGCGGCAAGCGCACCACTCATCAGCGGACCAACCAAAGGTTTGATCTGAGCAGCCATTTCAGGCTGATCACCCAACGCTTTGATTACGGCTTCTTCGCTGTTGGCGACTACCTGAGGTAATACTTCAGGCAACATCGACGGCAACAGAAAATACACCACAATGCCCAACACTGACGACAGAATTACCGTCCAATCAAGACGGATACTTGCCCTCAGCATCACCGCCAGGGCGCTGGTGCCCAAAGCAGTTAACAAAGGTGTCGGATCGCCCATGGCCAACCAGGTAATCCCCGGCAATAACGCCCACAACACAACCTGACCGGCTTGCTGCCAGCCGTACCGTAAAATGACCAGCGCTAAAATTGCAGCACCCAGCCAAAACAACAACGGTACAGCCAAACAAGCACCGGCCGCGACAGTTGCCTGCCAGCGACCGGACATGGCCCATTGAGCCAATTTTTTCATCACATTCAACCTAATTTGAGATCCAGTTCTGCGTTAACCAAGCGTCAGCGAGGCAGCTAGCTTGGATCAATCAACTTAGTTGTCGTGCTGATCGGTGTACGGCAGCAGTGCAATGTAGCGCGCGCGCTTGATTGCAGTAGACAGCTGACGCTGATACTTAGCACGGGTACCAGTGATACGGCTTGGTACGATTTTGCCAGTTTCAGTGATGTAGCCTTTCAGAGTATCCATATCTTTGTAATCGATTTCGGATACGCCTTCAGCAGTGAAACGGCAGAACTTACGACGACGGAAAAAACGTGCCATGATTAAATCTCCTATTACTCAGCGCTGTCTTCAGCTTGTGTCTCTTCAGCAGCTTCTTCAGCTACAGGTGCTTCTGCTTTCTCTTCAGTGTTTTCCTGACGAGACTCAGAACGACGACGATCTTCGCGGCTTTCAGCAGCTTTGATCGGAGAGATTTCAGTAATAGCTTCATCACGACGGATTACCAGGTTACGCAGAACAGCGTCGTTGTAACGGAAGTTGGTAGTCAGTTCGTCCAGGGCTTCCTGA
The Saccharospirillaceae bacterium genome window above contains:
- the rpsF gene encoding 30S ribosomal protein S6, which gives rise to MRHYEIVFLVHPDQSEQVPAMVERYTNTIEADGGQIHRFEDWGRRHLAYPINDVHKAHYILMNVECSQEALDELTTNFRYNDAVLRNLVIRRDEAITEISPIKAAESREDRRRSESRQENTEEKAEAPVAEEAAEETQAEDSAE
- a CDS encoding nuclear transport factor 2 family protein, whose protein sequence is MSTNKELIETFYTAFQNLDYETMKACYHPDAYFRDEAFELNGNEPGAMWHMLCERSQSMTMDFSVTEKDGKVSAHWEPKYLFSQTGRFVHNIIDAEFEFKDGKIIEHIDYFDFWRWSRQALGLPGLLLGWTPLLRNKVRKMAMNNLRVFMAKNYS
- a CDS encoding helix-turn-helix domain-containing protein, whose protein sequence is MKRCVILALDNSPLSSISGPMEILLLACRLAEAKDWRIEIVAENRQQVPGSGGVSLTAHHCINDIKQADVLIVGAIGDPRMRPEGIATKTLQWIQALQRQGSQLVSICTGAYVLACAGVLRGKRVTSHWAVIDWLAQQFPDCDWQPGAMLTQDGQVACSGGASAYQDMSLLLVRQYFGEAIARQVAKTALIDLDRHSQLQYASFVPQRQHQDHLIHQVQDWLQHHGCEQFTQQDLAELIHLSERQFKRRFKQATQQTPLAYIQALRMEVAKNALETSLKQVDVVARECGYEDVRFFRELFKRNTGLAPSEYRGKFSGHQP
- the rpsR gene encoding 30S ribosomal protein S18, with translation MARFFRRRKFCRFTAEGVSEIDYKDMDTLKGYITETGKIVPSRITGTRAKYQRQLSTAIKRARYIALLPYTDQHDN
- the dnaB gene encoding replicative DNA helicase; translated protein: MSDFINDDYIPEADSDNGAAGGSRTPPHSVEAEQSVLGSLMLDERAWESVSESTVDTDFYRHDHRMIFRAITHLVKSEQPIDVVTVAEELEERAQLDKVGGAAYLSRLVDMTPSIDNCAAYAEIVRERSQQRRLIEAASEMMDKAYEPDGATALDLLSDAEKSIAQIAEGNRQDGGPQVVAPILKNTLDQLDEMFNQPDGLSGLTTGFTEIDNRTSGWQKADLVIVAARPSMGKTTYAMNLVENALMGTKRPCLVFSMEMPSESIVMRMLSSIGKIDQTRIRSGKLIDEDWPKLSAAVNLLKDLPLYIDDTAALTPQEMRNRARKVYRENNNDLAMIMVDYLQLMRVSGPSEGRTQEISEISRSLKAMAKEFNCPMIALSQLNRSLEQRPNKRPVNSDLRESGAIEQDADIIQFIYRDEVYNEDTPDKGVAEIITGKHRNGPIGSDRLAFIGKFTRFENLAHGYEGDDDY
- a CDS encoding NfeD family protein translates to MEFFRLENIAEILMIVGIAALIIEVVVLGFSTFVLFFLGISLLLTGVAMNLGFLEATWITAMWSNTLLTGVLAVSLWKPLSRMQNKVGSKEVDNDFAADTFVLEGDVDMQGKTTRAYSGVEWKLKSQQPIASGTVVKVVKTEVGVMWVEAV
- a CDS encoding type II toxin-antitoxin system ParD family antitoxin, producing MHISLTSELESRVKAKVETGLYNNASEVIREALRFMETHEDWVKELKLAQLREQLKVGSDQLDRGESTTIESKQALNALFEDIKG
- a CDS encoding type II toxin-antitoxin system RelE/ParE family toxin; its protein translation is MPKPDYQLVISDAAKADLKDIYQYGLRQWGKAQSDRYLEKLKTQLWLLTEQPMMGTDRPELLSGNKSLPVESQTLYYRVTPDKVEIIRILHGRQDPSRHIE
- a CDS encoding paraslipin yields the protein MDSLLNIIFSVEVFALILVIILLKSSIKFVPQNRAWLVERFGKYQSTKEAGLNFILPFIDQIAADRSLKEQAVDVPSQSAITRDNITLSVDGVLYFRVLDPYKATYGVDDYVFAVTQLAQTTMRSELGKMELDKTFEERSQLNASIVESINEASEPWGIQVLRYEIKDIVPPRSVMDAMEAQMKAERVKRAQILESEGDRQSAINVAEGKKQAQVLAAEADKTEQILQAEGEARAILAVAEAQADALRKVGEAADTVQGQKAIQLDLATKAIAAKEAIARESSVVLLPEDKTDASSLVASSMSIINSLNKQQN
- the rplI gene encoding 50S ribosomal protein L9 — encoded protein: MQIILLEKVANLGELGEQVTVKPGYARNFLFPQNKAVPATKANVEQFEARRAELEKAATEKLASANSRKEKIEGIELSVAVRAGDEGKLFGSLGNRDIAELATEAGVELSKSEVRLPTGPIRSVGEFDVAIHLHAEVNAVLKLHVVAE
- a CDS encoding helix-turn-helix transcriptional regulator, producing the protein MLAVAQLVTAIQVIHLLTAEVAGRLNISTDTLRRRLKEEGNYYAEIKERLRRNAALFWLTSTQMPINSIALRLGFSEPSAFNRAFKNWTGKTPGQYRAGAV
- a CDS encoding GNAT family N-acetyltransferase, whose amino-acid sequence is MNWNFSTANFSLRLPDANQDNDALYELLSQPGVMAHIPKASMSVSAQSLDELRRVAMRFEVRESACWLVEGSFDKQLIARVGVQKINWMTDSAQFWWELSDRIDFTILAEVIPAVMNFCFDELKLNRLEMRVVSGSILHEEYLKQIGFQYEGCLPAQQEFEGKTIDLALYSFLAGDRR